The nucleotide sequence TCGACATTGCGGGACGCTCTTTTTATTTCTTTACCTTCAGGGAAGCGCGGCAGCCAAAGCCCCCGCCCCCAAAAGCTTAAAGGTGGAGTCATTTCTCGCAGTGGGACACCAGGGTGACGTCCAGCACATTCTTTCATCGAGCTGCACTAGACACGGCATGCGATAGTTGGCTCCAAGCAGCACACACCTCTGCCCCAATCGCGGCACCGTTGCACGCGTGTTCGGCTATGTCATCTTGAATGACCATTAGCCGAGTCGGGCACGACAAGCAAATGAGGCTGCCTGCATCAACGGCGAGGCGGGAAGGggctgtggcggtgccgtCAGTGTCGCGGGGACGCTTCCAGCCCTGCAAGCGACGAGGTAATTCCTTTGCTGCGGGAGGGTCACGATGATGTGCACCGTGGACGTAGAGACAGTcccgcggtggcagcgagcgcgcccagcggcagaagcgggACTTCTCGATGATTGAGCGCACTTTGGCGgcgtgcgcttgtgtggAGTCCGGAATGACGATGAGGATCGATACGGCCATAGCCGACGAAGCGCTTTCCAGCCATCGCAGCAGATGCTCAAAGGCTGCCGCAATGACCTCGTGGTCGAACGGAGGGTTGCACTCCAGTCGCAAGAGGCAGTGCGGCTGCGATACCGACGACACAGTGGCAACGCCATCAGCACTGGTGTCAAGGGCAGTGGACTCCCCTCGGGTCCCGGCCGCCCTACAGGaaggcgtcgccgccgcatccaCGGCCGCGATGCACGCCGCAACGTCACAGCAGGCGAAGAAGTTCCCCAGAGAGCCGAATGCAGCATCTGTGTCATGGAAgacagaaaagaagaagggcCGCGTTGCGTTGAAGGGGCTCGCAAAACACTCCACGATGACAGTTGGACGCTGGGGAGAGAGCAATccctggtggtggtgctcgaaCACGTCCATCACCGGGGGCGGCACGGCGGCTTGCCAGCCCGACTCCTTCCCCATGCTACCCCCACAGAGGCCGTGGTAGCGCAACAGCAAGCGCGCCAGAGCGTGCAGAAAGTTGTCACTCGCCGAAGGCTTCGTCGCTGCGTATCGAGCAACGTAGCGGGCGTGCAAACGCAGCACGACGGCCACACTTACGGGAATGCGAAGGCAAAGCGCTACATCACTCAGTGCAGTCCACTCCACATCCGACCCCTCGTGCGAAAAGGGAGCTTTACCatgcgacggcgccgagaGCCTCAGCCACTCccgcagacacacccactcGCTAGAGTCTACGGTCTTTCCCATCAGGTCGATCACAACGGCCGTCTCCGCCGACCCATCGCCGTCAGTCGCCAGGACAGCGGAccccagcaccgccagcagacGCTCATCCCTGCTTTGTAGGTGTACCTTTAGCTCCCACGGCCGCGCTCCACCGTCTTGGCTGCTGTGCATTCGCACCGTCACGATGcgctccgccagctgcttGCGTGCGGCGTAGAAGATGTAGGTCGCTTCGTCAGTTAGCTGCCATGCCGTTTTGCGCTTCTGGTTGAAGGAGGTGCTCATCTTGTTGGCCGCGCCGCACAGCTTGCTCAGCCACAGGTCAAGAAGGTTTTTGGAGGCGTGGTGGGGCTCAATGGCCTCCAGTGCTGGGAGGAGTGCGTCGTGGTAGAAGGGCTCTGGAgtggcgaggcggaggtaTTTGACGGAGACGGAGCGGGGCGACTGCACACACGTGGCTGCGGTAGCGACGTCTGCCAACTCCGCAGGCTTCACGACACCGAGTATGTCGCCCTGGACGTACTGCATCGCCACCAGGCGCAGGcgcgtcgcggcggtggtggtggtggtggcgactgATTGTGCCACTTCCACGACATCCGCCTGCCGGCGAACGTCGAGAACGGGATGAACCCACTCCCGTGTCTGCTGAACATACTCACGGTGCCGGCTATCAGAGGGATGTAGGGTCGTCGCCGCGAGACTCTGGTGGCCTTCAAAGATGGCACCCGGTAGGAGACCTCTGGCGTCTGAGAAAGGTGAGATGGGCAGGTGTGCTTTGCACAGTCGCTCCAGTTCCTCCTGCACGGTCAAGGCGGCTCTGTATCGCAGGAGCTCTTCCAGTGCGCTTTGCATTGCCTCAGACGATGCGATGAAGACGTGTGAAGAGGACATAGATGTGGAGGGTACGGCGCGCATTCTCCGGCAGCGCTGGTTTGTGTGTTCTGTCACAGAGCAGGTGTGAGGAGCAGTGGTAGGGCGAAAGAGAAGTGAGgagggcggggaggggggagacagCGATAAGGTGCGGCAGTAAAGGAGAGCTTTGCTGGCGAGTGAAAAGAatggagagggggtgggtgtatgaaaaacaaaaaaacggCACGCACCAGTTGTACCCTCCAGAGACGTTAATGACGACATCGAGGTAGACAGGAGCTAAGAGGGGATGTGAGGGGAGGCTACGAGAGGCTATGCGTCGTTCGCAGTAGAGCACATCGTTGTCAGATATTGCTTGGATGCAGCGTGCAAAAACGTTTATACGCTGCATCCCGTAGCAGTGCCGTACTCAACGCATCAGCGAGAGCAGAGCGTAACAACGCGCCAGTGcaacgaaagaaaggaaaaaaaaagaggtcAGCACAGACGACACATGGCCGCCAAGAAAGGCGTTGTATGTAACAGCCAACTTCGCCCTTCTGTCCTGCGTGGCCCGGACGTACCCCTGCCGCGACGCAGAGCCTTCTTTCCTCGCactcactgtgtgtgtgacgtAGGAAGAACACACACCTCAGCATCTCGCCAGAGGTCCAGAACACGCTGCTGGAACTCTTGGACAACCAGTTCCTGAAGGTCATCGATGCTACCGCCCAGCAAGTCAACGGCGATCGTGTCCGTCGGTTCGTTTTTCTCCGTACCCAGTTGCCGTAGCTGCACTCTGAACCGCTGTGCGGCCTCTTGCTTGGCGGCTGCAATGCTCTTGCGGAAGAGGGCCGCTCCCTGCGGCGTCGACAACACGCTTTCAGTGCCATGTGCTTTCCGATGATTCCGCTGAGAAAGGAACGCGTGTACGATGCCCCGAAGCTGCAGGTCTAGCCGATGGGCGTGGGAAAGTGCCGTCTCGGCAGCCCGCCGGCGACGTGTGGCCTCATCAATGTCCTCATCTTCGCGTAACCGCTGAAGGTGAGTGCAGGCGATCTCCTGGCACTGCCTCTGACATGCGTCCCACGCCTCAgactgctgcagtgccacaTCGAAGAAACTCGCTGCTGTTTCCGGCAATACGGCCGGCCAACTCTCGTCCGTCTCAATAGCTTGCGTGGCATGCACCAAGAGCCCCCACGGCTGCGTCGTTGTAGTCCACTGCCATGGATTCAAACGGCACGGCTCCCCTGCTGCAGGGTTCACACGGTCGGTGCGCGCGTAACAGTGGTCGAACAAAGCGTCCATAGAGCAGATCACCGGCGGTGGCACCCAAGCAGATTCACATGCCTGGTCTTTACCAGCCCCCTCCTGCGGTTTACCACGTCGCGCGTTGCGCGCGAGGCACACGGCCAACGGCGTGGCAAAACGGAGCTCGAAAAGTACAATGAAGGGTTGCCGCGACTGTGCCGAGGTTGTTGGGGAATCGTGCGGTGTCTGTGCATAGTACACTTCTCTTTCTAGGCTTCGACACATTTGATAATAGCGCTCTCGCATGCTCCGGTAGTGCATGTTATCTTCTACAAGCACCATGGGAACGACCGCGTCCTCTCTCGCGTCGCCGTCAACGGTTCCTGTGATACATGTGCGTAGCGCCGACTGAGTCAGTTCCAAAAGTCGCCTTGTGGCTtgcctccacagcagcgggcTAAACTTACGTTCCCCAGCTGGGGCAACTGGGTGTTGTTtgtgcgccgtcgcagctTCGAGATCTGCGAGCACCTTATCGAGCTGTAGCACAGAGCATATGCGACCTTGACATCGGCCACCGAAGAGCGGCACCTTTCTCGAGGTGCTATCGCCTTGAAGgacatggc is from Leishmania panamensis strain MHOM/PA/94/PSC-1 chromosome 35 sequence and encodes:
- a CDS encoding hypothetical protein (TriTrypDB/GeneDB-style sysID: LpmP.35.5670), translating into MRNNPSSPLPLHLSALLLLLTGIPAAGKSTFLAAAQRHVLQGDSTSRKVPLFGGRCQGRICSVLQLDKVLADLEAATAHKQHPVAPAGERKFSPLLWRQATRRLLELTQSALRTCITGTVDGDAREDAVVPMVLVEDNMHYRSMRERYYQMCRSLEREVYYAQTPHDSPTTSAQSRQPFIVLFELRFATPLAVCLARNARRGKPQEGAGKDQACESAWVPPPVICSMDALFDHCYARTDRVNPAAGEPCRLNPWQWTTTTQPWGLLVHATQAIETDESWPAVLPETAASFFDVALQQSEAWDACQRQCQEIACTHLQRLREDEDIDEATRRRRAAETALSHAHRLDLQLRGIVHAFLSQRNHRKAHGTESVLSTPQGAALFRKSIAAAKQEAAQRFRVQLRQLGTEKNEPTDTIAVDLLGGSIDDLQELVVQEFQQRVLDLWRDAEVCVLPTSHTQ
- a CDS encoding hypothetical protein (TriTrypDB/GeneDB-style sysID: LpmP.35.5660); translation: MQSALEELLRYRAALTVQEELERLCKAHLPISPFSDARGLLPGAIFEGHQSLAATTLHPSDSRHREYVQQTREWVHPVLDVRRQADVVEVAQSVATTTTTAATRLRLVAMQYVQGDILGVVKPAELADVATAATCVQSPRSVSVKYLRLATPEPFYHDALLPALEAIEPHHASKNLLDLWLSKLCGAANKMSTSFNQKRKTAWQLTDEATYIFYAARKQLAERIVTVRMHSSQDGGARPWELKVHLQSRDERLLAVLGSAVLATDGDGSAETAVVIDLMGKTVDSSEWVCLREWLRLSAPSHGKAPFSHEGSDVEWTALSDVALCLRIPVSVAVVLRLHARYVARYAATKPSASDNFLHALARLLLRYHGLCGGSMGKESGWQAAVPPPVMDVFEHHHQGLLSPQRPTVIVECFASPFNATRPFFFSVFHDTDAAFGSLGNFFACCDVAACIAAVDAAATPSCRAAGTRGESTALDTSADGVATVSSVSQPHCLLRLECNPPFDHEVIAAAFEHLLRWLESASSAMAVSILIVIPDSTQAHAAKVRSIIEKSRFCRWARSLPPRDCLYVHGAHHRDPPAAKELPRRLQGWKRPRDTDGTATAPSRLAVDAGSLICLSCPTRLMVIQDDIAEHACNGAAIGAEVCAAWSQLSHAVSSAAR